A part of Myxococcus landrumus genomic DNA contains:
- a CDS encoding ATP-binding protein, which yields MPIPLADFLLQNRDAILDAWEEQVRALPAARNLDRLALRDGLPRLLDGIATLMRTPHAELAAGLSAISDHHALERLGEGFDLRQVVAEYRLLRSCVLRLWSSRGHATARPDEERIFHEAMDEAVSASVSRYARARERTLQALDRISTAALGSPDVAGFLPRLLQVLRDTVSSVDVAAVLLRDGEDHLRVECCVGEGVDLGGRVHVGQGFAGSIAASREPVWVRDARGDARAHSAVVRTSDVRALYGVPLVLHDELIGVALMGSRGSGEYTEEDLLLFRAIAARATALLAQAQAHERERQAREDAESSLARLRESEARLRRWEELFLRLGVGVVIVSGGPDPRILDANPAFANMHGVTPQELRGAPFASTLAPEARDQLPLHVAEAQAHPSHEFESVHVRADGSRFPVFVHVTALRGEAGQVVRFVGTVVDITHRRAMEEDRQRLHRAIEAERTQLAAVLEQLPAGVIIAEAPSGRWLLANHRVSTLTGRPNEPGSRVDTFTHAYEARHPDSQPYAPESWPLARTLRTGEVVQGEEVMLKHEDGHTLTLLISSAPLRDPEGHLIAAVATLVDVTEQRRAQQAALQTARFGERLIAIVSHDLRNPLNAIHLSTTQLLHSEALAERERRLVTRIARSSARMTRMILELLDFTRGRLGGGIPIHRAPGDLRTVVRQAVEELEAAWPERTLRVVVSPGHYEGVWDSERLFQVVSNLGGNALQYSAPEVPVTLMLSDHGDTLVLDVHNTGEPIAPEVLPRLFDPFRRGAGASADSGNSGGLGLGLYIVEQIVKGHGGRIEVTSSAADGTQFRVTLPREPTWA from the coding sequence GTGCCCATCCCGCTGGCTGACTTCCTGCTCCAGAACCGCGACGCCATCCTGGATGCGTGGGAAGAGCAGGTCCGCGCGCTCCCCGCCGCCAGGAACCTCGACCGGCTGGCCCTGCGCGATGGACTGCCCCGACTCCTCGACGGCATCGCGACGCTCATGCGCACGCCCCACGCGGAGCTCGCCGCGGGCCTGAGCGCCATCAGCGACCACCATGCACTGGAGCGTCTGGGCGAGGGCTTCGATTTGCGGCAGGTCGTCGCCGAGTACCGCCTGCTGCGCTCCTGCGTCCTGCGCCTCTGGTCCTCCCGAGGCCACGCCACGGCCCGGCCCGACGAAGAGCGCATCTTCCACGAGGCCATGGACGAAGCGGTCTCCGCCTCCGTGAGTCGCTACGCCCGCGCGCGAGAGCGCACCCTCCAGGCCCTCGACCGCATCAGCACGGCCGCGCTCGGCAGCCCCGATGTGGCCGGCTTCCTTCCTCGATTGCTGCAGGTCCTCCGAGACACTGTCTCCTCTGTGGACGTGGCCGCCGTCCTGCTCCGCGACGGCGAGGACCACCTGCGCGTCGAGTGCTGCGTCGGCGAGGGCGTGGACCTGGGCGGACGGGTCCACGTGGGCCAGGGCTTCGCCGGCTCCATCGCCGCCTCACGCGAGCCCGTCTGGGTCCGAGATGCGCGCGGCGACGCGCGAGCCCACTCCGCCGTCGTGCGCACCTCCGACGTGAGGGCCCTCTACGGCGTCCCCCTGGTCCTCCATGACGAGCTCATCGGCGTCGCCCTCATGGGCAGCCGGGGCAGCGGCGAGTACACCGAAGAAGACCTCCTCCTGTTCCGCGCCATCGCCGCCCGCGCCACCGCGCTCCTCGCGCAAGCCCAGGCCCACGAGCGAGAGCGTCAGGCCCGCGAGGACGCGGAGTCCTCCCTCGCGAGGCTGCGCGAGAGCGAGGCCCGCCTGCGCCGCTGGGAAGAGCTCTTCCTCCGCCTGGGCGTGGGCGTCGTCATCGTGTCCGGTGGCCCGGACCCGCGCATCCTCGACGCCAACCCCGCGTTCGCGAACATGCACGGCGTCACCCCTCAAGAGCTCCGCGGCGCCCCCTTCGCCTCGACGCTCGCGCCCGAGGCCCGCGACCAGCTCCCGCTGCACGTCGCCGAGGCCCAGGCCCACCCGTCACACGAGTTCGAGTCCGTCCACGTCCGCGCCGATGGCAGCCGCTTCCCCGTCTTCGTCCACGTCACCGCCTTGCGCGGCGAGGCAGGGCAGGTGGTCCGCTTCGTCGGCACCGTCGTGGACATCACCCATCGGCGCGCGATGGAGGAGGACCGGCAGCGCCTCCACAGGGCCATCGAAGCGGAGCGCACCCAACTGGCCGCCGTGCTCGAGCAGCTCCCCGCCGGGGTCATCATCGCGGAGGCCCCCAGCGGCAGATGGCTCCTCGCCAACCATCGCGTCTCCACGCTCACCGGGCGCCCCAACGAGCCGGGCTCCCGCGTGGACACCTTCACCCACGCCTATGAAGCCCGCCACCCCGACAGCCAACCCTATGCCCCCGAGTCCTGGCCGCTCGCGCGCACCCTTCGCACCGGTGAGGTGGTGCAGGGCGAAGAGGTGATGTTGAAACACGAGGACGGGCACACGCTGACGCTCCTCATCTCCAGCGCGCCCCTGCGAGACCCGGAGGGTCACCTCATCGCGGCCGTGGCCACGCTCGTGGACGTCACCGAGCAGCGGCGCGCCCAGCAGGCCGCGCTCCAGACGGCCCGCTTCGGCGAGCGGCTCATCGCCATCGTCAGCCATGATTTGCGCAACCCCCTCAATGCCATCCACCTCTCCACCACCCAGCTCCTGCACAGCGAGGCGCTCGCGGAGCGGGAGCGACGGCTCGTCACCCGCATCGCCCGCTCCAGCGCACGCATGACGCGAATGATTCTGGAGCTCCTCGACTTCACGCGCGGACGGCTGGGCGGAGGCATTCCCATCCACCGCGCCCCTGGCGACCTGCGCACCGTGGTGCGCCAGGCGGTGGAGGAGCTGGAGGCCGCGTGGCCCGAGCGCACCCTGCGCGTGGTGGTGAGCCCCGGCCACTACGAGGGCGTCTGGGACTCCGAGCGCCTGTTCCAGGTGGTGAGCAACCTGGGCGGCAACGCGCTCCAGTACAGCGCGCCGGAAGTCCCCGTCACCCTCATGCTGTCGGACCACGGAGACACCCTGGTGCTCGATGTCCACAACACCGGCGAGCCCATCGCGCCCGAAGTCCTTCCCCGCCTGTTCGACCCGTTCCGTCGTGGGGCCGGCGCCAGTGCGGACAGCGGCAACAGCGGGGGGCTGGGCCTGGGCCTCTACATCGTCGAACAAATCGTGAAGGGCCACGGGGGCCGCATCGAGGTGACGTCCTCGGCGGCGGACGGAACCCAGTTCCGGGTGACACTTCCGCGCGAGCCGACCTGGGCCTGA
- a CDS encoding response regulator yields MCTPSLVLLVEDHDDSRELLEEFLTMEGFAVETAGNGQSAWERLRRLPRPDAVVLDLMMPVMSGWELMRHVREDDQLRALPVVVVSGAGNSQPLPEGVRATVPKPVDLGELRATLARVVSAAR; encoded by the coding sequence ATGTGCACGCCAAGCCTTGTCCTCCTGGTGGAGGACCATGATGACAGCCGGGAGCTCCTGGAGGAGTTCCTGACGATGGAGGGCTTCGCCGTGGAGACGGCGGGCAACGGACAGTCCGCCTGGGAGCGGCTGCGCCGGCTGCCTCGGCCGGACGCGGTGGTGCTGGACTTGATGATGCCGGTGATGAGCGGGTGGGAGCTGATGCGCCACGTCCGCGAGGATGACCAGCTTCGCGCCCTGCCCGTGGTGGTGGTGTCTGGCGCGGGCAACAGCCAGCCGCTGCCGGAGGGCGTGCGCGCCACGGTGCCCAAGCCGGTGGACCTGGGAGAGCTGCGAGCGACGTTGGCCCGCGTGGTGAGCGCGGCGCGCTGA